The following are encoded together in the Acidobacteriota bacterium genome:
- a CDS encoding PAS domain-containing protein: MEPSLQVVGQWLAAFTAAVGFLRWAKVKAFDPARKMLQRLGSALDLVERELGNGGKSMKDKVTRIDRMTARVDARQIALMAALPEPMFWTDPKGEFEMVNRAMEDLTGFSRAHLMGMEWVSAVHSLDQVRVVKEWQGPDDGAVKHQRAWLTSCRLLTPSGRILLVRIEAHPIRESFGDHLLVGWHGVLTAEDRA, encoded by the coding sequence ATGGAACCGTCACTCCAAGTCGTCGGCCAATGGCTCGCTGCCTTCACGGCCGCCGTGGGCTTCTTGCGGTGGGCGAAGGTGAAGGCCTTCGACCCGGCCCGGAAGATGCTGCAGCGATTGGGCTCGGCTCTCGACCTAGTTGAGCGCGAGCTCGGTAACGGCGGCAAGTCGATGAAGGACAAGGTGACGCGCATCGACCGCATGACGGCGCGCGTCGATGCACGGCAGATCGCCCTGATGGCGGCCTTGCCTGAGCCGATGTTCTGGACCGACCCCAAGGGCGAGTTCGAGATGGTCAACCGCGCGATGGAAGACCTGACCGGGTTCTCCCGGGCGCACCTCATGGGCATGGAGTGGGTGAGTGCCGTGCACTCGCTCGACCAGGTCCGCGTCGTCAAGGAGTGGCAGGGACCGGATGATGGCGCCGTCAAGCACCAGCGCGCCTGGTTGACCAGCTGCCGGCTGCTGACGCCGTCCGGGCGCATTCTGCTGGTCCGCATCGAAGCGCACCCTATCCGCGAGTCGTTCGGAGATCACCTATTGGTCGGGTGGCACGGCGTGCTGACGGCGGAGGACCGCGCGTGA
- a CDS encoding phospholipase D-like domain-containing protein, with protein sequence MAEPRRRRQWPYLIAIALAVIGVLLLIAQDQETIRVESPLEAADPGFPDYLAALTGTAAIDGNAYTVLRNGDETYPAMLDAIAGARSRISFESYVAKDDATGEQFIAALIAAAGRGVTVRVVLDSIGASLSDASQDRLKQAGVQVKWFNPLRFWALEETNYRTHRKVLVADGEVAFIGGMGIADHWQGHAQDQDHWRDTQFRIEGPVVRMLEASFYENWLESGGRSAPALDPEPPPRPAGARSVVVWSNPTAGASNIKLVYLLAIAAARHSIEIQSPYITLDESTLWSLTEARRRGVRVRLLGEGTITDAMPVKHASRSEYQDLLDLGVEIAEYQPTMMHTKTLVVDSIVSLIGSANFGNRSFELNDELVVAVHDRGLAAAILRDFEADLQKSTMMTAATWKDQRSLTSKIQEGFWFYFSEVF encoded by the coding sequence ATGGCTGAGCCTCGCCGCCGGCGTCAGTGGCCCTACCTCATCGCAATTGCGTTGGCCGTGATCGGCGTCCTCCTGCTGATCGCCCAGGATCAGGAGACGATCCGCGTCGAAAGCCCGCTCGAGGCGGCGGACCCCGGGTTCCCCGACTACCTGGCCGCCTTGACGGGCACCGCCGCCATTGATGGCAATGCCTACACCGTGCTCCGCAATGGCGACGAGACGTATCCCGCGATGCTCGACGCCATTGCCGGCGCCCGGTCCCGCATCAGCTTCGAAAGCTATGTCGCCAAGGACGATGCCACCGGCGAACAGTTCATTGCCGCGCTCATTGCCGCGGCAGGGCGCGGCGTGACCGTGCGCGTCGTGCTGGACTCGATCGGCGCCAGCCTGTCGGATGCGTCGCAGGATCGGCTGAAGCAGGCCGGCGTGCAGGTGAAGTGGTTCAACCCGCTCCGGTTCTGGGCGCTCGAAGAGACCAACTACCGAACCCACCGCAAGGTGCTGGTGGCCGACGGCGAGGTGGCGTTCATTGGCGGCATGGGGATCGCCGATCACTGGCAGGGGCACGCGCAGGACCAGGACCATTGGCGCGATACGCAGTTTCGGATCGAGGGTCCCGTGGTTCGCATGCTCGAAGCCTCGTTCTACGAGAACTGGCTCGAATCGGGCGGCCGGTCTGCGCCGGCGCTCGACCCGGAGCCGCCGCCGCGGCCGGCGGGCGCGCGGTCGGTCGTGGTCTGGAGCAACCCGACGGCGGGCGCCAGCAACATCAAGCTGGTGTATTTGCTCGCCATCGCAGCGGCCCGGCACTCGATTGAGATTCAATCCCCGTACATCACCCTCGACGAATCGACCTTGTGGTCACTGACCGAGGCGCGCCGTCGCGGCGTCCGGGTGCGGCTGCTTGGGGAAGGCACGATCACCGACGCCATGCCGGTGAAGCACGCGAGCCGGTCCGAGTACCAGGACCTGCTCGATTTGGGCGTGGAGATCGCGGAGTACCAGCCGACGATGATGCACACCAAGACGCTGGTGGTCGACAGCATCGTCAGCCTCATTGGCTCGGCCAATTTCGGCAACCGGTCGTTCGAGTTGAACGATGAACTGGTGGTCGCGGTTCACGACCGCGGCCTGGCCGCGGCCATCCTGCGAGACTTCGAAGCGGACTTGCAGAAGTCTACGATGATGACGGCCGCGACCTGGAAGGACCAGCGGTCGTTGACGAGCAAGATCCAGGAAGGGTTCTGGTTCTACTTCAGCGAGGTCTTCTAG
- a CDS encoding CHAT domain-containing protein, with amino-acid sequence MGDSYTRCPEPEVLAAYVDRGLSLAERARVDRHLASCPQCLALVAGVVRTVADVPESTPHAEPAVEIASRAATRRTLVGVLAAAAAVVTVLFTPSLVRPWLDRDTGLVNLVGVSEQRSVLGRLTGGFPHAPLGAPSAGGQGGRAAETDRILLTAAKIRESFGERETPSRLNDLGRSQLLAGQFDAAADALLAASREQPANARYLNDVATVQLERARLGLRPDDLPRALASADRARRIDPSLTEAWFNRALAMTALSLTADAKRAWADYLERDADSPWADEARARLAELSRPTAAAAWLAIEPQLRGDIDVTLADAAVRTQMTEARAVLENELLPAWAAAVEAGRDGAVELARVRAMAEAFGRVAGDRIYIDTVAAIERAQARGSGAVRALAVAHAGYAQAARAFAEDRFPAAAASFAAALPQLHAAYSPFAVRARIELAAINFVTGQTGTALSAFAASGTEARERRYLFAAGRSTWFLGLIAFGQGRIGEAQAAYEDTLATFAQMGDVEQAAGAHNLLASLHGYLGDERQAWEHRAAALPVLTISRSQRLHYGVLVGAAAAVRRQNPEASLAFQDAVVDNAKTAGRLAPIVDSLSARAALLSELGQDKAAQNDLAAARLALAAVPAAAVNLRIEEPILAAESNVFRRTDPARAIAAAEAAIERVGQRGDRLRVAQLALQLAKANIVLGNLVAADAALERGIQAFEEERSSLSDEGQVSTLDESWQLFDTAVQFAIRNKDYPRAFAMSERARARTLAEKNRAPVNHTLSDIERSIPVGEAIVALNQFEDELAVWVIGHERTTVVMRPLTRRDAQRLVSRQLDEIRLEAVVPGAGADLFREILRPVAGDLAGVSRLSFVPDATYQDVSFAALWDASKGRFLVEQMTVTMASNVAGAAAGRASPPPTGQTDSLIFGGPGALAASEALAVAAAYNQPAVLTGSAATRSRFIADAPSHAIVHLSAQTRPNAAYPLLSRLMLSDEPGVRYSGALLGRDLASRALPRTRVVVIDDVTANESMSREGSLGLARAFIAAGVPAVVGTLPGANEAATRELMVGFHRLMSSGITADEALNTLQRNVLQSNGRRLGAWSALVLYGSDR; translated from the coding sequence ATGGGTGATTCCTACACCCGCTGTCCGGAACCGGAGGTTCTGGCGGCGTATGTTGACCGGGGCCTCAGTCTGGCCGAGCGTGCTCGCGTGGATCGCCATCTTGCCTCGTGTCCCCAGTGCCTGGCACTGGTGGCCGGGGTCGTGCGAACGGTTGCGGACGTGCCGGAGTCCACACCCCACGCCGAGCCTGCGGTGGAGATCGCTTCACGCGCAGCCACTCGACGAACCCTGGTGGGTGTGCTGGCAGCCGCGGCTGCCGTGGTCACAGTCCTGTTCACGCCCTCACTCGTGAGGCCGTGGCTGGATCGCGATACGGGGCTCGTGAATCTTGTCGGCGTCAGTGAGCAACGATCGGTTCTCGGCCGGCTGACCGGGGGGTTCCCGCATGCCCCACTGGGTGCGCCATCTGCTGGGGGGCAAGGTGGCCGAGCCGCCGAGACCGATCGGATCCTCCTGACCGCCGCCAAGATTCGCGAGTCGTTCGGCGAACGAGAAACACCCTCGCGATTGAACGACCTGGGCCGGTCGCAGTTGCTGGCCGGACAGTTCGACGCCGCCGCCGATGCGCTGCTGGCGGCCTCGCGAGAACAGCCGGCCAACGCGCGGTACCTGAACGATGTCGCGACGGTGCAACTCGAACGGGCCCGGCTGGGCCTGCGGCCCGATGACCTGCCCCGGGCCCTGGCTTCGGCGGATCGCGCCCGCCGGATCGATCCGTCCCTGACCGAGGCGTGGTTCAACCGGGCCCTGGCGATGACGGCCCTGTCACTGACGGCCGACGCGAAGCGTGCGTGGGCAGACTATCTCGAACGCGATGCGGATTCGCCGTGGGCCGACGAAGCCCGCGCGCGGTTGGCCGAGCTATCCAGGCCAACGGCGGCCGCCGCCTGGCTCGCGATCGAGCCGCAGCTACGTGGCGACATCGACGTGACGCTCGCCGACGCCGCCGTGCGGACGCAGATGACCGAGGCCCGGGCCGTACTCGAGAACGAGTTGCTGCCGGCATGGGCTGCTGCGGTCGAGGCCGGGCGCGACGGCGCCGTTGAACTCGCCCGCGTGCGAGCCATGGCCGAGGCGTTCGGCCGCGTCGCGGGTGACCGGATTTACATCGACACGGTAGCCGCGATTGAACGCGCCCAGGCACGCGGATCCGGCGCCGTGCGCGCCCTGGCGGTCGCTCACGCCGGCTACGCGCAGGCCGCGCGCGCGTTCGCCGAAGACCGCTTCCCGGCGGCCGCGGCGAGCTTCGCGGCCGCGTTGCCGCAGCTGCACGCCGCCTACTCGCCTTTTGCCGTCCGCGCACGCATCGAACTGGCGGCGATTAACTTCGTCACGGGCCAGACCGGCACCGCTCTGTCGGCCTTTGCAGCCAGCGGCACCGAGGCCCGTGAACGGCGCTATCTCTTTGCCGCCGGCCGCAGCACCTGGTTCCTTGGGCTCATCGCATTTGGCCAGGGTCGCATTGGCGAGGCACAGGCGGCGTACGAAGACACCCTCGCTACCTTTGCTCAGATGGGAGACGTCGAGCAGGCCGCCGGGGCCCATAACCTGCTGGCGAGCTTGCACGGCTATCTCGGCGACGAACGACAGGCGTGGGAACACCGGGCCGCGGCGCTACCCGTTTTGACAATCTCCAGATCGCAGCGACTCCACTATGGTGTGCTGGTTGGCGCCGCCGCGGCGGTCAGGCGCCAGAATCCGGAAGCCAGTCTCGCTTTCCAGGACGCGGTGGTCGACAACGCGAAGACCGCCGGCCGACTGGCCCCGATTGTCGACTCATTGAGCGCCCGTGCCGCCCTGTTGTCGGAGTTGGGTCAGGACAAGGCTGCGCAGAATGACCTCGCCGCTGCACGTTTGGCCCTGGCCGCGGTGCCGGCCGCGGCTGTCAACCTGCGCATCGAAGAACCGATCCTCGCCGCTGAGAGCAACGTGTTCCGCCGCACCGATCCCGCGCGAGCCATCGCGGCGGCCGAAGCGGCGATCGAGCGTGTCGGGCAGCGCGGTGATCGTCTCCGCGTCGCCCAGTTGGCGTTGCAGTTGGCCAAGGCCAACATCGTCTTGGGCAACCTGGTGGCGGCCGATGCGGCGCTCGAGCGCGGCATCCAGGCGTTCGAGGAAGAACGCTCATCGCTGTCGGACGAAGGCCAGGTCTCTACCCTCGACGAGTCGTGGCAACTGTTCGACACGGCCGTCCAATTCGCCATCAGGAACAAGGACTATCCCCGGGCGTTCGCGATGTCGGAGCGGGCGAGGGCGCGGACGCTCGCCGAAAAAAACCGCGCCCCCGTCAACCACACGTTGAGCGACATCGAACGATCGATACCAGTCGGCGAGGCCATCGTCGCCCTCAATCAGTTCGAAGACGAGCTGGCAGTCTGGGTCATCGGCCATGAGCGCACCACGGTAGTCATGCGGCCGCTGACCAGACGCGACGCGCAGCGACTGGTGTCGCGGCAGCTGGACGAGATTCGCCTCGAGGCCGTCGTCCCTGGCGCCGGTGCGGACCTGTTCCGGGAGATCCTGAGACCCGTCGCGGGCGACCTGGCCGGGGTATCGCGACTCTCGTTCGTGCCGGATGCCACCTACCAGGATGTGAGCTTCGCGGCCTTGTGGGATGCCTCCAAGGGTCGCTTCCTGGTTGAGCAAATGACCGTCACGATGGCGTCCAACGTTGCCGGAGCCGCCGCCGGTCGCGCTTCGCCGCCACCCACCGGCCAGACGGATTCATTGATCTTCGGTGGTCCGGGCGCACTGGCGGCCAGCGAGGCGCTCGCCGTCGCCGCCGCCTACAACCAGCCCGCAGTGCTGACCGGTTCGGCGGCCACGCGATCGCGGTTTATCGCCGACGCTCCATCGCACGCCATCGTTCACCTATCCGCGCAGACCAGGCCCAATGCCGCTTACCCGTTGCTGTCGCGCCTCATGCTGTCCGACGAACCGGGCGTTCGATATTCAGGCGCCTTACTCGGCCGTGATCTTGCCAGCCGGGCTTTGCCGCGCACCAGGGTGGTGGTGATCGACGACGTCACGGCCAACGAATCAATGAGCCGCGAAGGGTCCCTTGGCCTGGCGCGTGCGTTCATCGCCGCCGGGGTACCGGCCGTGGTGGGTACGCTGCCCGGGGCCAACGAAGCGGCCACTCGCGAACTCATGGTGGGATTCCACCGGTTGATGTCTTCGGGCATCACCGCTGACGAAGCCCTCAACACTCTCCAACGCAACGTTCTACAGAGCAACGGCCGTCGACTCGGCGCTTGGAGTGCGTTGGTGCTGTACGGCTCCGATCGATAG
- the udk gene encoding uridine kinase, which yields MKKPSFVIGVAGGSGSGKTTVVRRIVDSLGLDEVTLLDHDRYYRDRNDLRLEERAALNYDHPDALETDLMVRHVRELKAGQAVEVPQYDFTRHARLSETNTFQPRRALIVEGILVFTDAALRDLMDIKVFVDTDSDTRFIRRLRRDVAERGRTMESVIDQYQSTVKPMHLEFVEPSKRYADVIIPLGGHNTVAVDLLLTMLRSVAGR from the coding sequence ATCAAAAAGCCCTCTTTCGTAATTGGCGTCGCCGGCGGATCCGGCTCAGGAAAGACCACCGTGGTCCGGCGGATTGTCGACAGCCTGGGCCTGGACGAGGTCACCCTGCTCGACCACGACCGCTACTACCGAGACCGAAACGACCTGCGGCTGGAGGAGCGCGCGGCGCTCAATTACGACCACCCCGATGCGCTCGAGACCGACCTGATGGTGCGGCACGTGCGGGAATTGAAGGCGGGGCAGGCCGTCGAAGTGCCGCAGTACGACTTCACGCGTCACGCGCGGTTGTCGGAAACCAACACTTTTCAACCCAGGCGCGCCCTGATTGTCGAGGGAATCCTGGTGTTCACGGACGCGGCCCTGCGCGACCTGATGGACATCAAGGTGTTCGTCGACACCGATTCCGACACGCGGTTCATTCGCCGTCTGCGGCGCGACGTCGCCGAGCGCGGGCGGACCATGGAATCGGTAATCGACCAGTACCAGAGCACCGTGAAGCCGATGCACCTGGAGTTCGTGGAACCCAGCAAGCGCTACGCCGACGTCATCATCCCGCTCGGCGGCCACAACACGGTGGCCGTCGACCTGTTGTTGACGATGCTGCGGAGTGTGGCGGGGAGATAG
- a CDS encoding DPP IV N-terminal domain-containing protein translates to MRKLSLLSLATGALIAAMTLPGAAQSRAAVTAADYERAERYLGYNTNPLVSNGPVQANWLPNDRFWYRNVTAAGSEFVLVDAVRATKAPAFNHTAVAAALTTAMGKPVPATRLPFTQLSFAADGLSFSFDSDTKRWTCDVQGAACTSADRPARIPNSMLSPDGKLAAFIRDHNLWVRDVATGADTQLTTDGVKDYGYATDNAGWIRSDNPVMVWSPDSKKIATFQQDQRKTGEMYLVNTVVGHPALSAWKYPLPGDEHVTMIERVVIEVDGPKVIRLQMGPDQHRSTLCDDVKCGGEWVDVQWHPDGSQVSFVSTSRNHQQANLRVADAATGAIRDVLEEKGETFLESGNGKVNWKYLPGSNEAIWFSQRENWGHLYLHDLHTGKQKHPITSGEGNVTQLTRVDEANRMLYFQGVGKQRGRDPYFRHFYRIGMDGSNLQLLTPDDADHAISMSPSGNYFVDNFSRPDVPSTSVLRDASGKVVLPLEKADISRLLATGWKPPMPITVKDRGGVDELYGLLYRPTNFDPAKKYPIVNNIYPGPQTGSVGSRSFSAARGDTQAIAELGFIVVQIDGMGTPWRSKRFHAAYYGNMGDNTLPDQVAGMKELASRYPWIDIERAGIYGHSGGGYATAAAMFSYPDFFKVGVSQAGNHDNRVYEDDWAEKWQGLLEKNADGTTNYDNQANQLIAHKLKGKLLLAHGSMDANVPFYSTLLVADALIKANKDFDLIIFPNRGHGFGNEPYMVRRRWDYFVKHLMGVEPPAGFQLKGPPSPTS, encoded by the coding sequence ATGCGAAAGCTGTCTCTGCTCTCCCTCGCGACCGGCGCGCTCATCGCCGCCATGACCCTGCCCGGCGCCGCCCAGTCGCGGGCGGCTGTCACGGCGGCCGACTACGAACGCGCCGAGCGCTATCTTGGCTACAACACCAACCCGCTCGTCTCGAACGGGCCCGTGCAGGCCAACTGGCTGCCCAACGACCGGTTCTGGTACCGGAACGTCACGGCGGCCGGCAGCGAGTTCGTGCTCGTCGATGCGGTGCGGGCGACCAAAGCCCCCGCGTTCAACCACACTGCCGTCGCGGCCGCGCTCACGACGGCCATGGGCAAGCCGGTGCCGGCCACGCGCCTGCCGTTCACGCAGTTGAGCTTTGCCGCTGACGGTCTCTCTTTCTCATTCGACAGCGACACCAAACGCTGGACCTGCGACGTGCAGGGCGCGGCCTGCACCAGTGCTGACCGCCCGGCGCGGATTCCCAACAGCATGCTGTCGCCCGACGGCAAGCTGGCCGCGTTCATTCGCGACCACAACCTGTGGGTCCGCGACGTCGCCACCGGCGCCGACACGCAACTGACGACCGACGGCGTCAAGGACTACGGCTATGCCACCGACAACGCCGGCTGGATCCGCAGCGACAACCCCGTGATGGTGTGGTCACCCGATTCGAAGAAGATCGCGACGTTCCAGCAAGACCAGCGCAAGACCGGCGAGATGTATCTCGTGAACACCGTGGTCGGCCACCCCGCGCTCTCGGCCTGGAAGTACCCGCTGCCGGGTGATGAGCACGTCACGATGATCGAACGCGTGGTCATCGAAGTGGACGGGCCGAAGGTGATTCGGCTGCAGATGGGCCCCGACCAGCACCGCTCGACCCTCTGTGACGACGTGAAATGCGGCGGCGAGTGGGTGGATGTGCAGTGGCATCCGGACGGCAGCCAGGTGTCGTTCGTCTCGACCTCGCGCAACCACCAGCAGGCCAACCTGCGTGTGGCCGACGCTGCCACCGGCGCGATTCGTGACGTGCTCGAGGAGAAGGGCGAAACGTTCCTCGAATCGGGTAACGGCAAGGTGAACTGGAAGTACCTGCCGGGCTCGAACGAGGCGATCTGGTTTTCGCAGCGCGAGAACTGGGGTCACCTTTACCTGCACGACCTGCACACCGGCAAGCAGAAGCACCCGATCACCAGCGGCGAGGGCAACGTCACGCAGCTGACGCGTGTCGACGAAGCCAACCGCATGCTGTACTTCCAGGGCGTCGGAAAGCAACGCGGGCGGGACCCCTACTTCCGGCACTTCTACCGCATCGGCATGGACGGCTCGAACCTCCAGTTACTGACACCAGACGACGCTGACCACGCCATCTCGATGTCGCCCTCGGGCAATTACTTCGTCGATAATTTCTCGCGGCCAGACGTCCCCTCGACGTCGGTGCTGCGCGACGCCTCGGGCAAGGTCGTGCTGCCGCTCGAGAAGGCCGACATCTCGCGCCTGCTCGCCACCGGGTGGAAGCCGCCCATGCCGATCACCGTGAAGGACCGCGGCGGCGTCGACGAGCTCTATGGCCTGCTCTATCGGCCGACCAACTTCGATCCGGCAAAGAAGTATCCGATCGTCAACAACATCTATCCCGGTCCGCAGACCGGCAGCGTGGGCAGCCGCAGCTTCTCGGCCGCGCGGGGCGACACCCAGGCCATTGCCGAACTCGGCTTCATCGTCGTCCAGATCGACGGCATGGGCACGCCGTGGCGGTCGAAGCGCTTCCACGCGGCCTACTACGGCAACATGGGCGACAACACCCTGCCCGACCAGGTGGCCGGCATGAAGGAGCTGGCGTCGCGCTATCCGTGGATTGACATCGAGCGCGCCGGGATTTACGGCCACTCCGGCGGCGGGTACGCCACCGCCGCGGCGATGTTCAGCTACCCCGACTTCTTCAAGGTCGGCGTGTCACAGGCCGGCAACCACGACAACCGTGTCTACGAGGACGACTGGGCCGAAAAGTGGCAGGGACTGCTCGAGAAGAACGCCGACGGCACGACCAACTACGACAACCAGGCCAACCAGCTGATCGCGCACAAGCTCAAGGGCAAGCTGCTGCTGGCGCATGGTTCCATGGACGCGAACGTGCCGTTCTACAGCACGCTGCTCGTCGCTGACGCGCTGATCAAGGCCAACAAGGACTTCGACCTGATCATCTTCCCCAACCGCGGCCACGGCTTCGGCAACGAACCGTACATGGTCCGGCGCCGCTGGGACTACTTCGTGAAGCACTTGATGGGAGTGGAACCGCCGGCAGGATTTCAGTTGAAAGGTCCGCCTTCGCCTACTTCGTAG
- a CDS encoding aminotransferase class I/II-fold pyridoxal phosphate-dependent enzyme, whose protein sequence is MSVRHPFSRRQFVGGVAATIGALSLRPEADLRAQGQTAQFTGGEAEYDAYIKLASNENNYGPPPSVMKAMNDAWKYSNRYGYPDGNVVQVIADHHGVRRENVLLTAGSGEGLNVMATTYLGPGKKVLGVSPSYASIFQQAANVKADSIQIPLTKDYRQNISQMIETANRYARDIGFVYMCNPNNPTGAIVTAREIKDLLDNIPKDMPVLIDEAYHHFVDDPAYGTAIPYVLEGRPVVVARTFSKIAALAAMRIGYSVAPAEMIRDMRIYASNSVNVLAKWGAVASLKDKAAEADVKAKILDMRNKTTKVLESWGYPVIPSQANFFMVSLGDRTVQGVIEEFRKKGILVGRPFPPMLNHLRVSVGTAEDMEKFMTAFKQIFPQKAQG, encoded by the coding sequence ATGTCCGTTCGGCATCCGTTTTCTCGTCGTCAGTTCGTAGGGGGCGTCGCCGCGACCATCGGCGCCCTGAGTCTTCGTCCCGAGGCCGACCTGCGCGCGCAAGGGCAGACCGCCCAGTTCACCGGCGGCGAAGCCGAGTACGACGCCTACATCAAGCTGGCGAGCAACGAGAACAACTACGGCCCGCCGCCGTCGGTGATGAAGGCCATGAACGACGCGTGGAAGTACTCCAACCGGTACGGCTACCCTGACGGCAACGTCGTCCAGGTGATTGCCGACCACCACGGTGTCAGGCGCGAAAACGTCCTGTTGACGGCCGGATCGGGCGAGGGGCTGAACGTGATGGCCACGACCTACCTCGGGCCGGGGAAGAAAGTGCTCGGCGTCAGCCCGTCCTACGCCAGCATCTTTCAGCAGGCGGCCAACGTGAAGGCCGACTCGATTCAGATTCCGCTGACCAAGGACTACCGGCAGAACATCAGCCAGATGATCGAGACCGCGAACCGTTACGCGCGCGACATCGGCTTCGTCTACATGTGTAATCCCAACAACCCGACCGGCGCGATTGTCACCGCCAGGGAAATCAAGGACCTGCTCGACAACATCCCGAAGGACATGCCGGTGCTGATCGACGAGGCGTACCACCACTTCGTGGACGATCCCGCGTATGGCACCGCGATCCCGTATGTGCTCGAGGGCCGGCCGGTCGTCGTGGCCCGCACCTTCTCGAAGATCGCGGCGCTGGCCGCCATGCGCATCGGCTACTCGGTCGCGCCGGCGGAAATGATTCGCGACATGCGCATCTACGCGTCAAACAGCGTCAACGTGCTGGCCAAGTGGGGCGCGGTCGCCTCGCTGAAGGACAAGGCCGCCGAAGCCGACGTCAAGGCCAAGATCCTCGACATGCGCAACAAGACCACGAAGGTGCTGGAATCGTGGGGCTACCCGGTCATCCCGTCGCAGGCCAACTTCTTCATGGTCAGCCTGGGCGACCGCACGGTGCAGGGGGTGATCGAGGAGTTCCGCAAGAAAGGCATCCTCGTCGGCCGGCCGTTCCCGCCCATGCTGAACCACCTGCGCGTCTCGGTCGGCACGGCGGAGGACATGGAGAAGTTCATGACCGCCTTCAAGCAGATCTTCCCGCAGAAGGCGCAGGGCTGA
- a CDS encoding phosphatidylserine/phosphatidylglycerophosphate/cardiolipin synthase family protein, which yields MSLSKPSPRSQPSPLRHRPRTARTSYKPARDPRTTTPKGISTAWTRVRRLIWSWPPWAAVCVYFVAQGDWWKAFAAGAWAGLCSLSTPVEFPPQYGFDHGLTVGSDDFLHTMAGAAGVPLEPGNSLELLNNGDRFYPSMLAAIKGAERSITIEAYIYWAGEIGLTFARALAERAAHGVRVKILLDAVGSSTVGNEILEILRHGGCHVAWYNPIRWNRLRRLNNRTHRKSLIIDGRIGFTGGAGIADHWTGDAQDDQHWRDLQIRMAGPAVRPLQTGFAQNWLECTRELVAGPDFYPDLPPAGPLALQTVMSSPETGASAARVMYCLAISAARHSIDIANPYFVPDHLAIDLFRDAIKRGVRVRIMMAGTSNDNWIARLNSIRLYGALLETGVELLEYNRTMLHHKTMVVDGLWATVGTTNFDSRSFAHNEENNVCLCNAGVSRELNEMFEEDARSCERVDLERWRKRPLWAKARQALASFVQDQV from the coding sequence GTGAGCCTGTCTAAGCCTTCGCCCCGCAGCCAGCCGTCGCCGCTCCGACACCGTCCCCGAACGGCGCGCACGAGCTACAAGCCCGCCCGCGATCCGCGCACGACGACACCCAAGGGCATCTCGACCGCATGGACGCGGGTGCGCCGCCTGATCTGGTCGTGGCCGCCGTGGGCCGCGGTGTGCGTGTACTTCGTGGCCCAGGGCGACTGGTGGAAGGCGTTCGCCGCCGGCGCGTGGGCCGGGCTCTGTTCGCTCTCGACGCCGGTGGAGTTTCCCCCGCAGTACGGCTTCGACCACGGGCTGACCGTCGGCTCGGACGACTTCCTCCACACCATGGCCGGCGCCGCCGGCGTGCCACTCGAGCCGGGTAACTCGCTCGAGTTGCTGAACAACGGCGACCGCTTCTATCCCTCCATGCTGGCGGCCATCAAGGGCGCCGAGCGTTCGATCACCATCGAGGCCTATATCTACTGGGCAGGCGAGATCGGCCTCACCTTCGCGAGGGCGCTGGCCGAGCGGGCGGCGCACGGCGTGAGGGTCAAGATCCTGCTCGATGCCGTCGGCTCATCGACCGTCGGCAACGAGATCCTCGAGATCCTGCGCCACGGCGGCTGTCACGTCGCGTGGTACAACCCGATCCGCTGGAACCGGCTGCGGCGCCTGAACAACCGCACGCACCGCAAGTCGCTGATCATCGACGGCCGTATCGGGTTCACCGGCGGCGCCGGCATCGCCGACCATTGGACCGGTGACGCGCAAGACGACCAGCATTGGCGCGACCTGCAAATCCGCATGGCGGGGCCGGCGGTGCGGCCGCTGCAAACCGGCTTCGCGCAGAACTGGCTGGAGTGCACGCGCGAGTTGGTGGCGGGTCCGGACTTCTATCCCGACCTGCCGCCGGCCGGCCCGCTGGCTCTCCAGACCGTCATGAGCTCGCCCGAAACCGGCGCCTCGGCCGCGCGGGTCATGTACTGCCTGGCGATCTCGGCCGCCCGTCACAGCATCGACATTGCCAACCCCTATTTCGTACCCGACCACCTGGCCATCGACCTGTTCCGCGACGCCATCAAGCGCGGCGTGCGGGTGCGCATCATGATGGCGGGCACGTCAAACGACAACTGGATCGCGCGGCTCAACAGCATCCGGCTCTACGGCGCGCTGCTCGAGACCGGCGTCGAGCTGCTCGAGTACAACCGCACGATGCTGCACCACAAGACGATGGTGGTCGATGGTCTGTGGGCCACGGTGGGGACCACCAACTTCGACAGCCGATCATTTGCGCACAACGAGGAGAACAACGTCTGCCTGTGCAACGCCGGGGTTTCGCGCGAGCTGAACGAAATGTTCGAGGAGGATGCCAGGTCGTGCGAGCGCGTGGACCTCGAGCGGTGGCGCAAGCGGCCCCTGTGGGCCAAGGCGCGGCAGGCACTGGCGTCGTTCGTCCAGGACCAGGTCTAG